Proteins from a single region of Primulina tabacum isolate GXHZ01 chromosome 5, ASM2559414v2, whole genome shotgun sequence:
- the LOC142545910 gene encoding putative serine/threonine-protein kinase At1g54610 isoform X2 — MGCAQSTRPSIKSHPPELEKLKMENGYVKGGYVGAGRSAGQRVSRHESGPVLRPENGNGAVNGRVSNVDKRDVKERNMRAVDEGKRSSGSNGDAGSNGYVSKRIELNKKAEEDGLVDGWPKWLAYNLPGEVLKNIVPKSADSYVKIDKVGQGTYSNVYKARDKETGKIVALKKVRFDTSEPESVKFMAREIMILQKLDHPNIVKLEGLATSRMQYSLYLVFDYMHSDLSRILSRSEERLTEPQIKCYMQQLLSGLQHCHDRGILHRDIKGSNLLIDRNGMLKIADFGLANFFNREKKRPLTSRVVTLWYRAPELLLGSTDYGVEIDLWSAGCLMAEMFAGRPILPGRTELHRIFKLCGTPPDEFYIRLKLSTALKPQQSYKSSLWGNFRNFPSSSFGLLSILLALDPAYRGSAGSALQNEFFVTSPLACEVSGLPIIHVEDGDQALMNEKRRHRTYKARLRSQSQREQRKKSLASEEPKEVAEGAKVELQKSTETSVFSTEPGSSKSSSSSTNTKPRVNGESPTLLFPSSIVPRTEAHPNGTWNIKNRPPLPTDNRHAINYILDHDSTYRLSTVQRSASTRDFRSLENKNRPRG; from the exons ATGGGGTGTGCACAGAGCACTAGGCCTTCGATTAAGTCTCATCCACCAGAGCTCGAGAAGTTGAAAATGGAAAATGGGTATGTAAAAGGAGGGTATGTAGGGGCAGGGAGGTCGGCCGGGCAGAGGGTTTCAAGGCACGAGTCAGGCCCGGTTTTAAGGCCAGAGAATGGAAATGGAGCCGTGAACGGGAGGGTAAGTAATGTGGACAAAAGGGACGTTAAGGAAAGGAATATGAGGGCTGTCGATGAAGGGAAAAGGAGTAGCGGCAGCAATGGTGATGCGGGGAGTAATGGGTATGTTTCTAAGAGAATTGAGTTGAATAAGAAGGCTGAAGAAGATGGGTTGGTTGATGGTTGGCCTAAGTGGCTGGCTTATAACCTTCCAGGAGAAGTTTTGAAGAATATTGTTCCGAAAAGTGCTGATTCTTATGTCAAGATTGACAAG GTAGGCCAGGGAACTTACAGCAATGTCTATAAAGCTAGAGATAAAGAAACTGGAAAGATCGTAgccttgaagaaagttcgatTCGACACATCAGAACCTGAGAGTGTGAAATTCATGGCGCGGGAGATCATGATTTTACAGAAACTGGATCATCCAAATATTGTGAAGCTTGAAGGATTAGCCACCTCAAGAATGCAGTATAGCCTGTACTTGGTTTTTGATTATATGCATTCTGACTTATCCAGAATCCTATCACGGTCAGAGGAGAGGCTCACAGAACCACAG ATTAAGTGTTACATGCAACAACTACTTTCAGGCCTCCAGCATTGCCATGACCGGGGTATACTGCACCGAGATATAAAGGGATCTAATTTACTCATTGACAGAAATGGGATGCTGAAAATTGCAGACTTCGGGCTTGCGAATTTCTTCAACAGAGAAAAAAAGCGTCCTCTAACTAGTCGAGTTGTCACCCTCTGGTACCGAGCACCTGAATTGCTTCTAGGTTCCACAGATTATGGGGTAGAAATCGATCTCTGGAGTGCTGGTTGCCTCATGGCTGAGATGTTTGCTGGCAGGCCCATCTTGCCCGGCAGAACAGAG CTGCATAGGATTTTCAAACTATGTGGCACGCCTCCAGACGAGTTCTATATACGGCTGAAGCTCTCCACTGCTCTTAAACCTCAACAGTCATACAAGTCCAGCCTTTGGGGAAATTTTAGGAACTTCCCATCTTCCTCCTTCGGCCTTTTGAGCATTCTTCTTGCTCTGGATCCTGCGTATCGTGGAAGTGCAGGTTCCGCTCTCCAAAACGAG TTCTTTGTAACAAGTCCTCTTGCTTGTGAAGTGTCTGGTTTGCCTATAATACATGTTGAAGATGGTGACCAAGCTTTGATGAATGAGAAGAGAAG ACACAGGACCTATAAAGCTAGGCTCCGTTCTCAATCACAGAGAGAGCAAAGGAAAAAGAGTCTGGCTTCTGAGGAACCTAAAGAAGTTGCTGAAGGAGCTAAAGTT GAACTGCAGAAAAGTACAGAGACATCGGTCTTTAGCACAGAACCTGGAAGCAGCAAATCAAGCTCTTCATCTACAAACACAAAGCCACGAGTAAATGGGGAAAGCCCGACTCTTTTATTTCCTTCGTCTATCGTTCCTAGGACAGAAGCTCATCCTAATGGTACTTGGAATATCAAGAACCGGCCCCCGTTACCCACAGATAATAGACATGCAATCAACTATATCTTAGATCATGATAGTACCTACAGATTGAGCACAGTGCAAAGGTCTGCATCCACCAGAGACTTCCGGAGTTTGGAGAACAAAAACAGGCCTCGTGGATGA
- the LOC142545910 gene encoding putative serine/threonine-protein kinase At1g54610 isoform X1 — protein MGCAQSTRPSIKSHPPELEKLKMENGYVKGGYVGAGRSAGQRVSRHESGPVLRPENGNGAVNGRVSNVDKRDVKERNMRAVDEGKRSSGSNGDAGSNGYVSKRIELNKKAEEDGLVDGWPKWLAYNLPGEVLKNIVPKSADSYVKIDKVGQGTYSNVYKARDKETGKIVALKKVRFDTSEPESVKFMAREIMILQKLDHPNIVKLEGLATSRMQYSLYLVFDYMHSDLSRILSRSEERLTEPQIKCYMQQLLSGLQHCHDRGILHRDIKGSNLLIDRNGMLKIADFGLANFFNREKKRPLTSRVVTLWYRAPELLLGSTDYGVEIDLWSAGCLMAEMFAGRPILPGRTEVEQLHRIFKLCGTPPDEFYIRLKLSTALKPQQSYKSSLWGNFRNFPSSSFGLLSILLALDPAYRGSAGSALQNEFFVTSPLACEVSGLPIIHVEDGDQALMNEKRRHRTYKARLRSQSQREQRKKSLASEEPKEVAEGAKVELQKSTETSVFSTEPGSSKSSSSSTNTKPRVNGESPTLLFPSSIVPRTEAHPNGTWNIKNRPPLPTDNRHAINYILDHDSTYRLSTVQRSASTRDFRSLENKNRPRG, from the exons ATGGGGTGTGCACAGAGCACTAGGCCTTCGATTAAGTCTCATCCACCAGAGCTCGAGAAGTTGAAAATGGAAAATGGGTATGTAAAAGGAGGGTATGTAGGGGCAGGGAGGTCGGCCGGGCAGAGGGTTTCAAGGCACGAGTCAGGCCCGGTTTTAAGGCCAGAGAATGGAAATGGAGCCGTGAACGGGAGGGTAAGTAATGTGGACAAAAGGGACGTTAAGGAAAGGAATATGAGGGCTGTCGATGAAGGGAAAAGGAGTAGCGGCAGCAATGGTGATGCGGGGAGTAATGGGTATGTTTCTAAGAGAATTGAGTTGAATAAGAAGGCTGAAGAAGATGGGTTGGTTGATGGTTGGCCTAAGTGGCTGGCTTATAACCTTCCAGGAGAAGTTTTGAAGAATATTGTTCCGAAAAGTGCTGATTCTTATGTCAAGATTGACAAG GTAGGCCAGGGAACTTACAGCAATGTCTATAAAGCTAGAGATAAAGAAACTGGAAAGATCGTAgccttgaagaaagttcgatTCGACACATCAGAACCTGAGAGTGTGAAATTCATGGCGCGGGAGATCATGATTTTACAGAAACTGGATCATCCAAATATTGTGAAGCTTGAAGGATTAGCCACCTCAAGAATGCAGTATAGCCTGTACTTGGTTTTTGATTATATGCATTCTGACTTATCCAGAATCCTATCACGGTCAGAGGAGAGGCTCACAGAACCACAG ATTAAGTGTTACATGCAACAACTACTTTCAGGCCTCCAGCATTGCCATGACCGGGGTATACTGCACCGAGATATAAAGGGATCTAATTTACTCATTGACAGAAATGGGATGCTGAAAATTGCAGACTTCGGGCTTGCGAATTTCTTCAACAGAGAAAAAAAGCGTCCTCTAACTAGTCGAGTTGTCACCCTCTGGTACCGAGCACCTGAATTGCTTCTAGGTTCCACAGATTATGGGGTAGAAATCGATCTCTGGAGTGCTGGTTGCCTCATGGCTGAGATGTTTGCTGGCAGGCCCATCTTGCCCGGCAGAACAGAG GTTGAACAGCTGCATAGGATTTTCAAACTATGTGGCACGCCTCCAGACGAGTTCTATATACGGCTGAAGCTCTCCACTGCTCTTAAACCTCAACAGTCATACAAGTCCAGCCTTTGGGGAAATTTTAGGAACTTCCCATCTTCCTCCTTCGGCCTTTTGAGCATTCTTCTTGCTCTGGATCCTGCGTATCGTGGAAGTGCAGGTTCCGCTCTCCAAAACGAG TTCTTTGTAACAAGTCCTCTTGCTTGTGAAGTGTCTGGTTTGCCTATAATACATGTTGAAGATGGTGACCAAGCTTTGATGAATGAGAAGAGAAG ACACAGGACCTATAAAGCTAGGCTCCGTTCTCAATCACAGAGAGAGCAAAGGAAAAAGAGTCTGGCTTCTGAGGAACCTAAAGAAGTTGCTGAAGGAGCTAAAGTT GAACTGCAGAAAAGTACAGAGACATCGGTCTTTAGCACAGAACCTGGAAGCAGCAAATCAAGCTCTTCATCTACAAACACAAAGCCACGAGTAAATGGGGAAAGCCCGACTCTTTTATTTCCTTCGTCTATCGTTCCTAGGACAGAAGCTCATCCTAATGGTACTTGGAATATCAAGAACCGGCCCCCGTTACCCACAGATAATAGACATGCAATCAACTATATCTTAGATCATGATAGTACCTACAGATTGAGCACAGTGCAAAGGTCTGCATCCACCAGAGACTTCCGGAGTTTGGAGAACAAAAACAGGCCTCGTGGATGA